The genomic region GGCCAATACCGGCGATCAACCGCTCACGCTGATGGAGGCAGTCGAGTATCGGGCCGTCTGCGTCAGCCGGGAGTCGGGCAGGATCCTCCGGGACATCTCCCTGTTCACCGAGCGGGAACCCCAGTGGGTCCACCGGTTGAACAGCTACGCCTCGCCCACGCCGGTCCTCGAGCCCGGCCGGCTTTATGCTCACTTCGGAGCATCCGGCACGGTCTGCCTGGACACTGCATCCGGAGAGCTACTCTGGCGGAACTCGGACCTGAAGATTCAGCACGAAAACGGGCCGGGCAGCTCGCCCATCCTCTGGCGCAACCTGGTGATCGTCCACATGGACGGCAGCGACCTCCAGTACGTCGTCGCCCTCGACAAGCACTCCGGTCAGGTGGTCTGGAAGACGGACCGCACCGGCAGCATGCACACCAATCCCCAGCTCAAGAAATCCTACGCCACCCCGCTGGTGATCGAGGTGGAGGGCCGGGAAACGCTGATCTCCCCCGGACCGAACTGGCTCTACGCCTACGACCCCGCCACCGGCCGCGAATTGTGGAAGCTCGATCTGGGCACCCTCAGCTTCTCGCTGTCCGCCCGCCCGGTGGTCGGCCACGGAATGATCTATCTCAGCACCGGCTACTTGCGCCCCGAGTTGCTCGCCATCCGCTACGGCGGAGGCGCCGAACCTTCCATCGCCTGGCGTTACACCCGGGGCGTTCCCACCATGCCGTCCCCGGTCATCGTCGGAGAGGAACTCTATTTCGTCTCCGACTCCGGCGGCCTCCTGACCTGCCTCGATGCGAAGACCGGCCGCGAACACTACCGCGAACGCCTCGGCGGCGATCACAGCGCCTCCCTGCTCCACGCCGATGGCCGCATCTACATCCCCGGCCGCAACGGCACCACGGCCGTCGTCCGGCCCGGAACCACCTTCCATGTGCTCGCCAGGAACGAACTGCCCGACCCGATCATGGCCTCCAAGGCCGTCGCCGACGGAGCCCTGTTTCTCCGGACCGCCGCCGCCCTGTACCGCATCGAGGACAAGACACTCGCTTCGACTCCGTAAGCGCCGCCCGGACGGCACCGATGACCCGGGGCCCGTCTCAACCTTCGATCTCCCACACGACCCGCCCCTCCACCAATCGGGCGCGCAAAGTGCAGTGCGAGAGATCCGGATGCTTCAGAAGGAAGGCCGCCAGCGGTCGCACCACCTCGCGCTCGACGGTCCTTTGCAGCGGCCGGGCCCCGTAACGCCGGTCGAAACCCACCGCCGCCAGGTGCGCCTCCAATTCCGGATCCCAGACCATCTTCAAACCGGCGCGCGCCATCCCTTCCCGCTCCGGCACCCCTTCGAGTTCCAGCCGGGCGATGCGCCGCACCACCTCGGGCGGCAACGGTGAGAACGTCACCACGCTGTCCAGCCGGTTGAAGAACTCCGGACGGAAGAACGACATCGCCTCCGCCTCGTAGGCCGGCCCGCCCCCGGTGCCGAACCCCAGCGCCCCCGCCGCGCTGGCCCCCAAATTCGAGGTCATGATCACCACCGTGCTCCGGAACGTCGTGGTCCGCCCCAGCCGGTCCGTGAGCCTCCCCTCGTCCAGCAGTCCCAGCAGCAGATCAAACACCTCCGGCGCCGCCTTCTCGATCTCGTCCAGCAGCAGCACCGAGAACGGCTGGCGCCGCACCTGCGCGATCCACGCGGCCGGTTCGCCATCAGGCCGCTGCAGCAACCGGTCCGCCGCCGTCGGCCCCGCATACTCGCTCATGTCGAGCCGCACCAACCGGTCGGACGCCCCCTCCCCATGCCCGAACAGGAACTGCGCCAGGGTCTGGGCCAGAGCGGTCTTGCCAACCCCGGTCGGACCGCAGAAGAACAGCGCGGCCACCGGTCGCGCCGGATCGTTCAGGCCCGCCTTCAGGGTCGTCACCACGTTCGCCGCTGCCTCGCATCCCGCGTCCTGACCCACCACCCGCGCCGCCAGCGCCAGTCGCACCTCCTCGTGCGGCAGCGGCCGGTCATCCCGGTACAACGTCTCCGGCAACCCCGTCGCCCGGGTGAACTCCTTCCACACCGCAGGAGCGTCGAGCTGGGCCGTTCCCGCAGCGGACACCCGATCCACCACCCGCCGCAGAAACTGCGCCGCCGGCCCCGGCAGCGTCTCGCCTGGCCGAAACCTCTGGAACAATCGCGCCGCCGCCTCGACCGCCCCCGGCACCACCTCGACCCGCCGCGCCTGGGACGCCGCCGCAGTCATCTTGCGCAGGGCCGACAGCGTCGCCCCTTCCGTCATGGGTTCGATCCGGCAGACCTCGAAGGCATCCACCCAGCCGGGCAGCAAACGCCGGCACGCCTCGATTTCCGCAGGCTGCGCTTCGGCCACCATCCGCAGTTCGCCCCGCGTCAGGAACGGCAGCAGGAAGGCCGCCACACTGTCGCCCGGCCCGGACCCGCCCAGGCGCACGAGATCGATCAGACTCTCCACCCACAGGATCCCGCCCGCGTCCGCCAGTTCCCCGATCATCTCCTCGCACCGCGCCTCCCACTGTCCCAGATACTGCATCCCCGCAATCAACCGGGCCGCCCCGGTCAGCCAGTACCGGTTCCCGGTCGGAACCGCCTCTTCCTCCCCCGGCAACTCCTCCCCCGACGCCGGCGCCGTGGGCAGCCGGGCCAGACGCCGAAAGGCCTCGGCCAGAACCGTTGTCTTCCCCACCCCGGGTTCCCCCACCACCGCCAGGTTGGCCCGGCCGTCCCGCAATCGCGCCACCAGGCGCTCCACCGCCTCACCCCGTTCCCATGCCGGGCCGATCCTCGACTGAACTCCATGCGCTCCCTGGACCGCCTCGGCCACCGCCGTCAACGCCGGCCAACGCGACTCCATCCGGGTTGCTCCTCCCCGACCCGTCCCCCCAACCCGCACCGGCACCATCCGCAGTTCCACGTCCCGGACCCGCAGGCGCAGGGCCAGTTCGTTCGGGCCCAGCCCCTGCATCGCCGACTGCGCATAATGCACCACCAGTTCCTTGAGGCGCTCCGGTTCGGCGAAGTCGAAATGCACCCCCAACGTGGGCAGCGACGCCACCCAGCCCCGGGCGACGTCCCAGGCCCAGACGCAGGGCACCCGCATCGTCGCCGGTTGCTCCCCCAGGACCCGCCGTTCCCCCGATCGATGCTCGGGCCGGACCGACACCTTCACCTCGGTCAGCGCCACCTTCTCGAGATCCGTCTCCACCCGCCAGCACTGCGCTTCGCACGCCCACTGGAGGAACTCCTTCATCTGCCGCAGCGCCTCGTCCGCCGTCAATCCCACCGCCGAGGCGTTCTCGAAGTCCTGCACCAGCGTCGCCGTGAACCCCCCGGCGCCATCGCGCCAGAGACAGACGGGAACCTGGGTGAGTCGTGGCATGAATCCTCCCGTGATCGCGCTTCACACCGCTCCCGGCGGCCCTCCCCGTTCCCCGGGCCACGGCAACGCCCGCAGCAGCAACTGCCGCAAATGCCAGCCGGTGAACGGCCCGATCAGTTCCCAGCCGCTCCGGTGGTCCACCAGCCGGTTCGGATGCCGGAACGCCCTCAACAACCATCCGCCCCCATCCGTCCCCGGCCCACCCGCCAGTCCCAAACCATCCGTCCCCTTCTCCGCATCCGGCGCTTCCTCCACGCCCACCCGCAGGATCAACAGGCGGCCGTCCGGCCCTTCGACACTTTGCAGACCCGCCTCGGAACCCGCCAACCCCAGCGCCCCGGGCCCGGCGAACTCCACCCCGCACGGACGCCCGTTCATCAGGTCTTCCTCGCCGCCGACCGCCTCGCACCGGTAACCCCACAGTCCTGACAGGCAGTCGTGGTACGCCTTCAGCCAGCCCGCCGGCAGCGCCACGCCCCCGCCCCCGTCGATCCCAAACGTCACCCGCACCCGCTCCTCCTTCGCCGCCCGCAACAGGTGATCCAACAGGCACGCCTCCCCCGCCAGCTCCTCCCACAGACCCATCCCCGATCCCCCGCCCGGCATCCCCTCGCCGCCCGACGGCTGAAACGGCGTCGTCTCCTCGGAAACGCCCGCGTCCGACTCCGCTTCCTTGAATCGTGCGGCCCGCCGGTGCCCGCGCCTCAGCGGCTGCATCCTCGCCCCCGCGCCGCCATGATGTCCCCCCTCAGCCAATGCCCGGCGGAAAATCGCCCGCACCCGGCGCCACTGTTCCCGTGCCGCAAAATACCTCGCCTCCTCCACCCCCAACCCGCTCATCCCCACCGGCCCCGCCGGCGCCAGCCGGTCCACCCACTCTTCCAACCGCCCGATCCGGCTCTCCCAATCCGCCTCGCGTTCCTCCGGCCCCGCGTCGCGCCACCCCCCCGGCCGGTCCTGCCGCACCGCCGGTCGCAACGGGTGCGCCCCCACCTCCAGTCCCGTCGGACCCGCCCGCAGCGCAATCCGCACCACGTCCCCCGCCACCGTCTCGACCAGACGCCGCGCCAGGGGCTGCGCCACGTCCCGTTCCACCGCCCGCTTCAACGCCCGCGCCCCAAGCCGGGGATCCCGTCCGCTCTCGATCCATCGGTCCATCGCCCCCGCCTCCACCCGCACCACGCATCGCCGCTGATGCAACCCGTGCCGGTTCAGGACCGCCGCCAGATGCCGGTCCGCCAGTCGCGCCAGCTCGTCCCGGTCCAGCGCCCGGAACGGAATCACCCGGTCCAGCCGGT from Verrucomicrobiia bacterium harbors:
- a CDS encoding ATP-dependent Clp protease ATP-binding subunit, giving the protein MPRLTQVPVCLWRDGAGGFTATLVQDFENASAVGLTADEALRQMKEFLQWACEAQCWRVETDLEKVALTEVKVSVRPEHRSGERRVLGEQPATMRVPCVWAWDVARGWVASLPTLGVHFDFAEPERLKELVVHYAQSAMQGLGPNELALRLRVRDVELRMVPVRVGGTGRGGATRMESRWPALTAVAEAVQGAHGVQSRIGPAWERGEAVERLVARLRDGRANLAVVGEPGVGKTTVLAEAFRRLARLPTAPASGEELPGEEEAVPTGNRYWLTGAARLIAGMQYLGQWEARCEEMIGELADAGGILWVESLIDLVRLGGSGPGDSVAAFLLPFLTRGELRMVAEAQPAEIEACRRLLPGWVDAFEVCRIEPMTEGATLSALRKMTAAASQARRVEVVPGAVEAAARLFQRFRPGETLPGPAAQFLRRVVDRVSAAGTAQLDAPAVWKEFTRATGLPETLYRDDRPLPHEEVRLALAARVVGQDAGCEAAANVVTTLKAGLNDPARPVAALFFCGPTGVGKTALAQTLAQFLFGHGEGASDRLVRLDMSEYAGPTAADRLLQRPDGEPAAWIAQVRRQPFSVLLLDEIEKAAPEVFDLLLGLLDEGRLTDRLGRTTTFRSTVVIMTSNLGASAAGALGFGTGGGPAYEAEAMSFFRPEFFNRLDSVVTFSPLPPEVVRRIARLELEGVPEREGMARAGLKMVWDPELEAHLAAVGFDRRYGARPLQRTVEREVVRPLAAFLLKHPDLSHCTLRARLVEGRVVWEIEG
- a CDS encoding PQQ-binding-like beta-propeller repeat protein, with product MNRVLESLVVLASTASVALAEPLEWPEWRGPGAQGHAPDRGVALHWSDTQNVTWKTPIPGRGWSSPVIAGDQIWLTTALETEASAEDAARRLLANTGDQPLTLMEAVEYRAVCVSRESGRILRDISLFTEREPQWVHRLNSYASPTPVLEPGRLYAHFGASGTVCLDTASGELLWRNSDLKIQHENGPGSSPILWRNLVIVHMDGSDLQYVVALDKHSGQVVWKTDRTGSMHTNPQLKKSYATPLVIEVEGRETLISPGPNWLYAYDPATGRELWKLDLGTLSFSLSARPVVGHGMIYLSTGYLRPELLAIRYGGGAEPSIAWRYTRGVPTMPSPVIVGEELYFVSDSGGLLTCLDAKTGREHYRERLGGDHSASLLHADGRIYIPGRNGTTAVVRPGTTFHVLARNELPDPIMASKAVADGALFLRTAAALYRIEDKTLASTP